In Oryza sativa Japonica Group chromosome 1, ASM3414082v1, the genomic stretch CCGGCAAGGACGCCGGCCGGCTGTCCGCGGCGTGGCAGCTGTACAAGGCCCAGGAGGAGATCGTCGGCGTGGCGGAGCGGCACGGCGTGAAGCTGACCATCTTCCACGGCCGGGGCGGCACcgtggggcgcggcggcgggccgagccACCTCGCCATCCTGTCCCAGCCGCCGAACACCGTCAATGGCTCGCTCCGCGTGACTGTCCAGGGCGAGGTCATCGAGAAGTCGTTCGGCGAGGAGAACCTCTGCTTCCGGACGCTGCAGAGGTTCACGGCGGCGACCCTGGAGCACGGCATGAACCCGCCGGTGTCCCCGAAGCCCGAGTGGCGCCGCCTGCTCGACGACATGGCGACGGTGGCCACTGACGAGTACCGCTCCATCGTGTTCCAGGAGCCGCGCTTCGTGGAGTACttccgcgccgccacgccggagACGGAGTACGGGCGGATGAACATCGGCAGCCGGCCGTCGAAGCGGAagcccggcggcggcatcgagTCGCTGCGCGCCATCCCGTGGATCTTCGCGTGGACGCAGACGCGGTTCCACCTCCCCGTGTGGCTGGGCTTCGGCGCCGCGTTCAGGCACGCCATGCAGCAgagcgacgccggcggcggcctcgccacGCTCCGCGAGATGTACGACGAGTGGCCCTTCTTCCGCGTCACCATCGACCTCCTCGAGATGGTCTTCGCCAAGGGCGACCCCGGCATCGCCGCACTCTACGACGAGCTCCTCGTCCCCGACGACCTACGTCCATTCGGCGAGCAGCTCAGAGCCAACTACGTCGAGACACAGCGCCTGCTCCTGCAAGTAAGCAATCATCACTTCATCGGGAAAGTATTTTCTAGCACCCATGTTTTATATATCAAAGTATTTTCATCGGGAAAGTATTTTCCTGCAAGTAAGCAATCATCACTGATTTTATCTAGTTATATATCAAATTTAGTCTTACATGTTTATCAATTAAATTTATGTCGTCatactaattttttctataactatTTAAGTCATACATGAATAATGCCACGGCACATTTTATCTCCATCGAACACGCCGCCGTCATGATATATTTTTCGTGAAAGCGTAAAAAATTGCACGTTAATATATTAGATCGCCGTGACATATCACACGCATTTGTTCGTATTCATAGGTTGCTGGGCACAAGGATCTCCTGGAGAGTGATCCGTACCTGAGGCAGCGGCTGATGCTGCGGGACTCGTACATCACGGCGCTGAACGTGTGCCAGGCGTACACGCTGAAGCGGATCCGGGACGGCGGGTTCAGGCCGGAGACGCGGCCGCCGCTGTCGAAGGAGCTTCTGggctcgtcggcggtggcggagaagcTGGTGAAGCTCAACCCAAACAGCGAGTACGACCCCGGGCTGGAGGACACGCTCATCCTCACCATGAAGGGCATCGCCGCCGGCATGCAGAACACGGGCTGATCGATGCAAAAGCACCATGGCCTTGCCGGTTAAAACTTTGTAGAGAAGATTGGTGGGAGTGGATTGAGACTGTAAATTGGTGTTGCTGACTTGTTTCTGGTGCTTATTGGGTCAAGAACAGATCGTACTgttcttgtttcttcagttaTCTCTGTTTTTTAGCAGTGATGGTACACGGATTTCCTGGTTCTAGCTTGAACCGTGATCACTGTTTTCTTTCAGTAACGTAGCAGATTAACCTGGAGTGGGGATATACCTGAGAATTCAGCTTCCCAAGCATATCTTTTTTTGAAACTAATTTCCCAAGAATATCTCGGCCGGAAGAAATCCAAAGTTCCTGGTCTTACTGATCAGCACGATTTATAACTGTGGATCGCCACTTTTACGCTTTGAACCCATACAGCATGTTGGATCTGATCATCTAGTGAAGGAAGCAAAGTATGAAAAACTGAACTTTTTCTAAAGAAGGTCGGAAAGCAGGTAGTCCCGGATTCACAGTCCTCAGGGACCCACCTGTAAAGATATGTTTGAGAAACTTAAAAATCTGAGAAACAGTTTGTTTGGTAGTAGTATCCAATTTTTTAAAATCTACAAAAACTTGAAATTCAATTTCTAACTTtcagttaattttttaaattctatAGCTGTTCATAATTCCAACGAAAACCAGTTGAATTCTGCAAAATTTTGATGTTTTGACATGGCTCGTAATTAAGTTTCGATTGAAATTTTGAAGGTTAAACAGTGATTTATCGAAATTTAATCAAAATTTATTGAAAACCATGATACCGATAGAACTCGAAATTTAGTGGTCAACCGTAAATATAAAGAGAATTTAGAGTATTTACCATCCAATTCGCGTGCCTTAACTTTTTTTACCACCCAATTCGTATGCCATCTATAATATGTCATTAGGATAGCTAATTAGTATATTTGGTACCACTTTCTCAGTTTTTGATGTATTTCTCATTTCTTAACTCAATTTGTATTTCTTTTCAGGCATTGTGGATTATTTTTCCCCTGGGCCCACTGTCAGATCAAAGGAAGATGTTTCCTCTTCTCTCGATCGATTGATCCCTCCAGTCTCCAGGCGTCGCTCGGCACGGCCGTGagcgccaccacctcgccgccgttcgccgccaccacccccgccgccgtgcgccgccaccactccgccgccgggcgccgccaACCCCGCCGCTGGGCGCCGCTGGGCGCCGCCGGCACTCGACGCCCCACTGCCGCCACCAAGCTGTAGTTTGTTTTTTTCAGTGTTTCAGTTGGAAAAACACATAGTTGCTTATACTATGTGtaaatacactctaatataGAGGACAGAGAACACTCATTGATTGTTCATATTTTGATGTACTAGTTCATGTATTGTGTATACTATATACATAGACATATTTATATACATAGACATATTTGATTGTTTATGGGAGTGTACATATCTGAAATTGGTAGCAATTTTCCATGCGATGTTGTTCAGAATGGCAGATGGAAGAACGGGAATCTACATGGAAATTGGTTtagtttcaggctttcagcggCACAATACAGACATCTTCAGTTTGCACTTGTTCCTGTTTGGGTTATGTAATCTGAAGAAAGGAAGATGATCATATGTTCAGTTCTTGGTGATATAAAATGCCTGTCAGTTAACTACATAAGTAACTTTGGCTATCAATTCTAGCTAGAATGACATCAGCTGCATGCTGATCGGGATGGAGCACAACGACAATGCTGGTCAGAGACTGAGAGTAACGAAGCAACTATGTCTCTCAATGCTATGCAAGAAACATAGTAACTGCAGTCTCCTGCAGAAAAAGTAAAACATGAGCTTGGTGCCAGCGGGAGCTGGGCCGGCGGCGAACTGTGGTGGCgggggcgctcggcggcggcagagtGATGTGCGGGGCGTTgagggcaggcggcggcgcttggtgGCGGTGGGGCATCGACTGGGCCGGCGGGTTGGTGGCGCTCATGCTCTCGGCGCCGGAGTGGATGTCGATGGCGctcagatcgatcgatccagaCTCCAAAGGATATCTCACCCTTTGATCTGACAAGTGGGCCTAGGGGCAAAACAGTCCACAATATACCTAGAAAGAAATACAAATTGATTTAAGAAATGAGAAATACATAAAAAACTAAGAAAGTGGTACCAAATAGACTAATTAGTAGTCCTAATGATATATTATAGAGGGCATACGGAGGCACACGAATTGGATGGTAAATACTCTGAATTCTCAAATGTAAACCCCTGCTGTGACAAGCTCCAGCCCTGAAGTCCCAAACCATGGCCTAAATCTGCTTCAAAAGAAGCAAGAATTCCCAACCCCTTCCCGAGGGTCTGGGCCTCGAAGCGGAAGCATTCACACCCGCAACCCTCTCGCCTCTGGACTCCGGCCATGTCGCTCTCGTCGGCGCGTCAGCGTCGGGCcacggccgcgtcgccgccgaccgacGACGGCTACTCCAAGGAAGCCAAGGACAGGAGGCGGCGCCccagcggcgaggaggaggaggagggcatcCGGTGGTTCCTCCCGTTCCtcgccctcggcctcctccgccacaTGAGCGCGTCCTCCAACCTGATCCACGACTGCGACGAGGTGTTCAACTACTGGGAGCCCCTCCACTTCCTCCTCTACCGCTCCGGCTTCCAGACCTGGGAGTACAGGTCTCGCTTTTTTCTCGCTTCACTCTCCCTAAACTAAACCCTAGCTGTACAGTTCGTTTTGATGCTCGATGCGCGGGCGGAATCGCGGACCGGGATTGCACGGATTTGTGCTGTTGTACGGAGCAGGAGAGAATCGGAGGGTAGATTTTAACAAGTGTTCGTAGTGGTTCGATGGGGATGTGAAGATCTGCCGCTATTTGGGGATGGTTTGCTGACACTTCTGGGTGGGCGAGTCTGAGTGGAATGGAGCCTTGGAGATTACCTGGGAATGCGTAGTGGCGGGTGAGCATTTGAAGGACTTCGGCTTGGGAGCAATGGTGTAGCCGTGTAGGTTAGTGGAGGTGCTTGATTGAAGGGTTTTAGGTCGCGTGAGTATGCACTGAGTTACAATTCGGAGGTTTATGACATGAAGCGTTTTGTTTTAGATTTGGCACCAATGATGAGTCTGTGTGTTGGGGCTTTGCATTGTCTGCTTCTGTAGTTTGTCTGATTTGGGGTTTTGCAAATTGTGGTGATTTGATGAGGCTGGGGTGTCCAAATGATTATATGAGGTCTTCAGATGCATGGCAGATTTATGGAGCAAAATTGTTTGATTTTCATgaatcggggggggggggggggggggggcgggtgGAATAGTTTTAGGTAAGGGTGACTGACTATACCACTAGGATAAAAGGCACTGGTGCAGTGATAAACATGGCCAACTATCTTAGAATCAAAGAGAACGGTATTTAATTGTTTCAATTTTTATTGGGTTACCATATTTTTCTTGTATTCTAAGATTGGAAATAAGCTGTGATACTTAACAGCTCATTGTAACTATATTGCCAAACTGacatttaaaataaatattgacGGTTCATTCATGTTTGAGGCTCCAATGTTTTGCATTCCTAGGGGTTCCATTTGAAGCCTGGTTTCAGAGAACTAGTGAAGTTGCTGGTATGGTTTTATTATAATTAGCATGCGGAAGTTTGTTTCGAGTGGCTTCAGAATCGGATGATGATAAGGCAGTTGCATGGTTTCTGTAACTGTGGCTGAAAAAATGTTGCTTACACTAACAAGGATTTGTTTTGATAGATCTTGTTCTAACAATATGATTCcttctattattattatttttgctaATCCATACATGTAACAATATGTGTTCTCACTCGATGGTGCCTCCCTGGCTGGCAATATGGTGGATGGAAATCTTCATAGTGTAGATGGGCCACTTTGTGTTTTGGTTTCAGCTTCTGCAGTCTTTTATCTTTCAATTCCAGAGCTTGTAATTTTGTTCGGGGGATCACACAGGCAGTAGGATGGCATTGTTGCAGTGTGCTTACCACTTGTTATGCTTTTTCTATTGTTAGTTTACTATGTAGCGGGATGCTTTTCCTATAATGGAAAGGGGGGACTGGGGGAGGCATGGCCTCtctgttttgaaaaaaaaaagaaaaaaaaaagctctagTATCTAAACAGAATCAACTAGACATAGATCTAATTCGAAGAATTCTTGTATATAATTTCACAGCGTTTGTGAGTACATGACGATATGAATGGTTTTGATATTGATTTTGTGTAATTCTATCCTTGCAGTTCCAACTTTGCTCTTAGATCATATCTGTACCTTTTCATTCACGCTCTTGTAGCTGGGCCTGCTTCAATGATTTTTGGGGAGCATAAGGTTTGTACTGTTCTATTCTTTGTTTCCTCACCTTTTAAGATCTGCTAATTAAATTCTTACTAGTCAATACCTACCACTAATCgtatttaatttattctttCATGATTGTTAAGGTTCGAGTGTTCTACTCTGTGAGAATCTTTCTTGGCCTTATATCAACTATAACAGAAACTGTTCTGGTTGTTGCTCTTTCAAGAAAATATGGAAAAAGACTTGCTTGTTATGTCCTTGCAATGCTGTGCTTAACCAGTGGCTGCTTCTTTGCCAGTACCAGTATGTTTCTCAGATTTCAGTTCTATATTATCATATGGAAGCTCTATTGCAGCTGTGTAACTATTCAAACTGAAGTGGtaccttatatttttttttccttattgcaGGTTTCTTGCCAAGTTCATTCTCCATGTATGCTGTAACACTTTCCTCTGCACTCTTCCTACTTGAGAACTATGCTGCTGCAGTCTCTGTTGCAGCTGCAGGAGTTATCCTTGGTTGGCCTTTCTCAATTTTGGTGTTTCTCCCTATTACGGTTTACTCACTAATTAGAGGATCTTTCAGAAGAGTATTTTTATCTGGATTTCTGACTTCCATGTTCCTTCTTGTAAGTTGCACATGTATATTGTCATTGTTTTTACAATGAAGTCCAAATTTGATCTGATTGTGAAAGTTGCATGCCAGGTCCTTTCGGTTATTGCTGATTACTACTGCTATGGCAAATGGACAGCATCAGTGTTCAATCTTCTGAAATATAATGTGTTTGGTGGTGGTGAAAGTCACTTGTATGGAACAGAGGGGCCTTCATTCTATTTTAAGAATGGATTCAATAACTTCAATTTTGCGTTCATCTTGGCTCTGCTATTTTTGGGGTTTGTGCCATTTGCAAGGAAGAAATATGTCCCAGATCTATTGATAGTTGTATCTCCTGTCTACATTTGGTTGGCTTTCATGTCCTTGCAGGCACACAAAGAAGAAAGGTAATCATCTGAATGTAAATATTAACTTGTTTATCAGTTGAGTATGCAATATATATAAGATTTATTAATCTGAGTGAAACGATTTTTCTCTGCATAAACACAATGAAGAGATAACTAAACATGCTTATTCTGTTTGTTTCCTCTCATGAACTTAACACAGTATCTGCATTTGTGTTTTGTATAGCTGTATGCCCCTGTTGCCACTGGCCAACAGTAGCAGTGTTTTCTTTCAGTTGCTTTATCGCTGGCATGTTCTTCATCCTATAAATTTCATGTTTGCCCACAGTAACAAGTTTAACTTTCTGAATCTAGAATTAGATACAGCAACAAGGTTCTCCCAAACTTGTCTTAACCTGGCAAACTTCAAGGCAGTGTGTTTGGCACCTTGTGATTATTAATTATGTTGATGTGGAAAGAAAACACCATTGTTCTGGGGCATGAAAACAATTATCTGTTTGAGTGCTTCTGATATtctcctagttttttttttatggttaatGCTACTCTACAGATGAGAACTACAAAAActgaccattttttttctttcctctaTCTGTTTATGCAGGTTTCTTTATCCAATTTACCCATTGATATGtgttgcagctgcagctgtTATTGACACCTTTCCAGATTTTTTCCATGACAAATATTCATCTGAACAGTCTATCTTTGAAAAGGTTATCTTAAAGACCTTGATTGCATTTTTATATCATTTTGTTAAtgtgataatatttttttaaaaaattcctCTGATAAATATGGCAGATAGCAAAGGGCCTGCGGCCTTTGATCCTTGGCTTCATTTTGTGTGCTTCCCACAGCCGAACATTCTCCATGTTGAATGGATATGGTGCCCCTATTCAGATCTACCAGCATCTGGAACATCATGAAGATACTGGGCCTGGTAAGGATCTACCAATGTGTTGATCCACTAATTAAACATTTCTCTCTGTGATACATTTTTTCTCTTGTTTGGAGTTTTGGACCTGTGGTTGCTTATTGCACACTGCGCAGAGCTATTATGGATTCGTGATATAACAATGGCTTCAACCTTGTGCGTATTATTGCGAGGGTTTGCTGTAGTCTTGCTCTTGTAGGGCTCTTACTGTAGTGATAGTTACACAACTGCTGATTGAGATTTATTGAGTAATCTTTCGATAGAATTAAGCAATCTTTCATGGAACGATGAATTATGAAGGAAGCATTTTGAACTCACTAGCTGTGTCTCTTTGTTTTCAGGTTCTGTTCTCTGTGTTGGGAGTGAATGGCACCGCTATCCATCATCGTTCTTCATACCCTCCTATATTAGTGAAGTTTGGTGGATAGATGATGGCTTCCGAGGGCTTCTTCCATTTCCCTTCAATGAAACCCTGGGAGGCACCACTGCTGCTCCATCTTATTTCAATGACAAGAACAAGGCCTCTGATGAACAATATGTATTTTCTCTTGCCTTTAAACTTTACAGCACATATTTTCTCTTGACAATACTCCGAGTAACAACCTCCTTGCACTTCTGGTTGCAGCTGAAAGACATTGGGGCATGTAGCTTACTGGTGGAACTTGATCTTAGACGGCCTTACCCATCCCGAGGAAGTGATTTGTCGACATGGGAGGTAATTCCATGTTCACAATTTCATTCATTTGTTAACTCTCATGTCTGTTTTCCTACTTTTGCCATCTGATAATTCGTTTAAACTCCAGACACTGGCTGCGCTGCCCTTTCTGGATAGAGAGCTTTCACCTGCATTATACCGGTCATTCTTCATACCGCACCGATGGCAGCAAAACAATGTTTTTGGCCTGTACAAACTGCTGAGGAGGCTGCCTACTGACCAAGCGTAATCTAGTACTGGAACCTCATTATCTATAACACAGTGAAGTAGCAAATCGTATGATTGATTAGTCGGCATAGACTGATTCACAAATTTTGATTACCAGATGTTTTTCACTGAAATGCCCCTTTTCCCTATTTGTGAAATTCTGAACAATGTTATGTGTAGACTAATCTATCCCAACGAATGGAGTTGTATAACTGAATCATTagcttttctatttttcttgacGGAATCTGAGGATTGCGTGATTGTGCCCTGGAAAGTGGAAAATAGTGCTTAGGCACTTAGCCAGCACTATACTCGTTTCTACTGCATGATGAATCCTTGGCAATGGTAGATTATGAAGTTGTTTACTGAAGTTTAGTTCATCATTCCGGAATTTCTTTTGTGAAGATCTGTCTCATGCTGAAATTGAATTGGCTATGGTTTCCAATTTCCATTTCATGTGTTCGGAGGACTCATGAATTTGTAAAAATCGAAATAAATCAAACTGAAATAGTTTGGCTGAACATTGGAACGGTTACATGTTGGTTGGTACTTTTTGCTAGTACGCCAAATTTTAGGCGTGCCATAATTTCTTAGGCTGGCTAGTGTTTGGTGGATTCATAGGCCTTGtttaatagccctccggaatTTTGCTATTTAagaatattaaacgtagattactgacaaaacccattctataacccctaggctattttgcgagacgaatctaacgaggtatattaatccatgatttgctataGTGATGTTACAATAATTAgccgctaatcatggattaatatacatcattatattcgtctcgcaaaatagcctagcggcctgtttggttggggggagtttttaggagg encodes the following:
- the LOC4325533 gene encoding alpha-1,2-mannosyltransferase ALG9 translates to MSLSSARQRRATAASPPTDDGYSKEAKDRRRRPSGEEEEEGIRWFLPFLALGLLRHMSASSNLIHDCDEVFNYWEPLHFLLYRSGFQTWEYSSNFALRSYLYLFIHALVAGPASMIFGEHKVRVFYSVRIFLGLISTITETVLVVALSRKYGKRLACYVLAMLCLTSGCFFASTSFLPSSFSMYAVTLSSALFLLENYAAAVSVAAAGVILGWPFSILVFLPITVYSLIRGSFRRVFLSGFLTSMFLLVLSVIADYYCYGKWTASVFNLLKYNVFGGGESHLYGTEGPSFYFKNGFNNFNFAFILALLFLGFVPFARKKYVPDLLIVVSPVYIWLAFMSLQAHKEERFLYPIYPLICVAAAAVIDTFPDFFHDKYSSEQSIFEKIAKGLRPLILGFILCASHSRTFSMLNGYGAPIQIYQHLEHHEDTGPGSVLCVGSEWHRYPSSFFIPSYISEVWWIDDGFRGLLPFPFNETLGGTTAAPSYFNDKNKASDEQYLKDIGACSLLVELDLRRPYPSRGSDLSTWETLAALPFLDRELSPALYRSFFIPHRWQQNNVFGLYKLLRRLPTDQA